The nucleotide sequence CCGTAAAGGTGTTATCCTTGCTTTTTCCGGTAATCGCATGTACCCCGAGATAAATACAGTAACTGCCTATGGAGAGCACAAAAGCAGCCAGTGCCATCTTTAGGATCCTTTGTGAAATTCCCTTCGTCCGGTTGGACATCCATTGTGCCCATGCCTTTTGCAGGCGTTTGTATAGGGCAAGCAGTCCCTGCATCACCAGTCCGTTTTTAGGAGCATCCTTTTTCTGTTTTACATTCCGTTTCATATTGCTGGTATTAATACCGTCTGGCGGTAGTCTTCAGATCCTTGTTGGCGATAGTCGTCCATCGTTCTATCAGAAAGCCGTGGGGATTGTTATCACTTCTGGATACGTTGCGTAAAGCCCCTTCAGTAATCAGACTTCGGGTCGTGATACTGGTGGGACGGACGATACTTTGTGTGGCATAGCACCTGAATTCGTATGGGTATTCATTGATGTCCACCGTAACACTGTCCACCTGAATGGTCTGGTTGACATTGCCTGAGATCAACCCGGCATAATAGCCGTTCTCCTTCAGGTCATCATAGACGCGTTTGGCACTGCCGTCAGCCAGGTACAAAGCTTTGGTGATATTGGCCTGTATCGCTTTATCATCCGGGTCAAGGGTAAAGAATAGTCTATGGAAAGTTTTTACATGGTCTCTTGCCTCCACGGGAATGTTATCCTTACGGCTTGCAGAATAGGCTTCCAGTGCCCGGCCATTGGCGAGAATGTATATTCTGCCCTGCATCTCGGATACCAGGCTGAAACTTTTATAAAGGGCAAAACAAGATAATACTACGCAGCCAACGATAACCAGCATGGTAAACCCTCTGACATGCCGGAAGGCGGTATCTATATTCTTCATCTTTCTAAACATAAATCCTCTTTTTGCGGTTAAGAATTGCCTTTCAGTTTTTCGTTCATATAGCCTGAGCTTCCTCCATTATTGCTACTGTCCGTGAAATAGGGATTGGAAGTACCATTACTCGCCATGCTTTGGGAGAGGCGGCTGGCGGCATTGCCCATCGCATCTGCCGCCATACTTGCCCCGCCTGTGGCTGCACCTACTACCGCCCTGGATGAACTGCTGAAAAGGCTGGTCACTTTATGTCCCAAGGCACTGCCACCGCCTGCATGGACGATATAATTAGCTACCGAAGGCACGGTAAAGTATCCCACGATACCAATGATCATAAATACCAGGTAGGCCATATCCGTTCGGCTAAAAAATGTATCTCCGTAATTCTGCACCTGGGCAATATCCAGTTCCAGCATTTTCTCCTGGATTTTTCCGATGATGCTCCCGAAAATATTGGCCACAGGCAGCCAGAGAAAAATATTGATGTAGCGGGCGATCCAAACGGTGAGGGTATGCTGAAACCCGTCAAAGACGGCTATACCAAATACCAGCGGCCCCAAAATGGCCAGTACCACCAACTGGAATGTTCGTAGCGTATCGATACACAAAGCCGCCGCTTCAAAAAGTACCCGAAGCACTTCGCTCATCCATTCCTTTACCGAATTGCGGAAATTGTAGGAGGCCTTGGACATGGCAAACTTGATATCATTGCCAATGC is from Echinicola marina and encodes:
- the traK gene encoding conjugative transposon protein TraK, whose amino-acid sequence is MFRKMKNIDTAFRHVRGFTMLVIVGCVVLSCFALYKSFSLVSEMQGRIYILANGRALEAYSASRKDNIPVEARDHVKTFHRLFFTLDPDDKAIQANITKALYLADGSAKRVYDDLKENGYYAGLISGNVNQTIQVDSVTVDINEYPYEFRCYATQSIVRPTSITTRSLITEGALRNVSRSDNNPHGFLIERWTTIANKDLKTTARRY
- the traJ gene encoding conjugative transposon protein TraJ; protein product: MTRYKKSAWLVVMGLLLPFAGSAQGIADEMNGLHGVLDQLYDEMMPLCSQLIGVGQAIAGFAAMWYIASRVWGHLSRAEPIDFYPLFRPFVIGFCVLMFPSVLGLINWVMKPTVTATASMVEGSDRAIAVLLEKKEEAIKKTNVWQMYVGESGNGDRDRWYKYTHDNADPSDEGFFESIGNDIKFAMSKASYNFRNSVKEWMSEVLRVLFEAAALCIDTLRTFQLVVLAILGPLVFGIAVFDGFQHTLTVWIARYINIFLWLPVANIFGSIIGKIQEKMLELDIAQVQNYGDTFFSRTDMAYLVFMIIGIVGYFTVPSVANYIVHAGGGSALGHKVTSLFSSSSRAVVGAATGGASMAADAMGNAASRLSQSMASNGTSNPYFTDSSNNGGSSGYMNEKLKGNS